The Granulicella sp. 5B5 nucleotide sequence CGAACTCCTCCCATAAGAACCGGCCACTGTGCACTTGCACTTGCCTTTCTTTCTTCCATTCCGAGCGCAGCGAGGAACCTGCTTCCCGCGCGAAGCGCGCGCTCTACCTCTACTCCCTATCCCCTGCCCTTCCCCTCTGCTACCCTTATCCACGCCGCACCGTCCACCCACACAGGAGCTCCTGACATGTCCCTCAAGCGCACCAGCCTCTTTATGGCACTGTCTCTGTGCAGTGCCATCGCCGTGCAATCCAGCGCACAAGGTCCCACACACAAATCGCTCTACAACGACGGAGTGGCCCACGTGCAGTCCGCACCCGCCATGCCCTCAGGCCCCGTCGACCCCGCCAAGTCCATGGACGCCGCCGTCTCCTCGCTCGAAAAGCTCTGGACCGGCGCCGCCTCTGCCATGCCCGCCGACAAGTACAGCTTCGCCCCCTCGGCGGCCATCTTCGTCCCCTCGCAGGCCGTCAAGTACGACGGCGTCCGCACCTACGCGCAGATCGTCACGCACACCATCCAGGCCAACTACCGTTACTTCTCCATCATCGGAGGCATCAAGCCTGACGTCGACGTCAAAGCCATCGGCGAGCTCAAATCCAAGGACGACATCCTCAAAGCCCTCGCCGACACCTTCGCCTTCGCCCACAAAGCCGTCGCCAACGTCACCACCGCCAACGCGTTTGACGCCGTCCCCGGCCGCCCCGGCTCCAACGCCACCCGCGTCACCGCCTTCGCCGGAGCCATCGCCCACGCCGAAGACGAGTACGGCCAGGCCGTCGAGTACCTCCGCATGAACGCCATCATCCCCCCAGCCAGCGCCCCCCGCGAGCCCTAGCCGCAACGCACCGCGCAACAAAAAGAGCCCCTCCGCCAGGAGGGGCTTTGCATTCACGCGACTCTCGTTCTTCGTCTTGCTTCTGTTGTTGTCGTTGCTTGTTTTACATTGCGTAACTTTCTTTAAAAACTTCGCGCACTCTGCGTGAAGGTCTTTGCTCTTCTAAATTGCCCGTCAGAAACCCAACAAGGAACCTGCTTCTCAACGCGAAGTACACAAGCACTACGCCAGCATCAACCCATCCGCCAGCAGTCCATGGTCATCGCCACTCTCCACCAGCGCGTAATACAGCAGTTCAGCCAGCGACATCCGTTCCATCCGCGCATCCTGCACCGTCGGCAACACTCGCTGTTCGAAAACTCTCTCCAGTCTCTCTCTCAAGTCCATCATCACTTCTCTCCTCAACGTGTTGACTCGTCTCTGTCATAGCGCGCTTACTGTGCGGCTGCTTCATTCGCCGGCCGCTCACCGCGCCCAAACCCGCAGCGCCCGCGCATCCCTTCACGAAACCGTGCACGCTCTTCTTCGCTCATCGAAGCCCAGCGCTCTTCCATATGCTTCTTCCAGTACCGCTTGCCGCCGCCGTAGTGCCCATGCCCATGCTTATGGAAGCCGCCGAACAGAATCTTCGCCAGCAACACCAGCCCAATCGCCTGCGCGAACGTGATCGCCCGCAGCCCAAAGATCGAAGGCATCAGCCAGTTCCACAGCTCCTTCGTCACGAAGCCGAACACAATCACACCCAGCACCACGAACAGCGCCACCTTCACAACCTTTGCCACAATACGCACAGCGATCACCTCACTTTCCCTTCAGCTATCGAACTCGTCCTTCATCTCCTGCAGCCGCTTCCGCAGATGCAGCACCGCATACCTCTTCTGCGAGAGCAGCGTATTCACACCCACGCCCGTCTCTTCGCTCAACTCCTTGAAGCTCTTGCCCATAAACTCATGCGCGATAAACACCTCACGCTGGTTCTCCGGCAGCTCCTCCAACGCCTCGTCGACAGCCTCGAACAGCAGCTCCCGCGCATACACCGCCTCCGGCCCCGCATCGGCTGAAGGCAGCAGGTCCTCCAGCGATGGTGCATCATGCTCCGTGCTCGACGCGCCCGCCGGCTCATTCAACGACACCGTCTTCTTCCGCCGAAACAGGTCGACGATCCGGTTCCGCGCCACCCGGTACAGCCACGCCGTCACCTGCTCCGCGGGCTTTAGCATCCGGTACGCCTGGATCAGCTCATAGAAGACGTCCTGCAGCACGTCCTCCGCATCCGCCGTATCCAGTACCCGCCTGCGGATAAACCTCCGCAGCTTCGGTTCGTCCCGCTCCATCGCCTCTGCAATGAACCGGTCCTGTTCTGCTCGCGTCAAATTCGCGCCAGCCAGTCCCTCGCCCATCAGCTCTTCGCCGCCCATCTCGTCCTCGCGCCGCGTCTCATCACCGTGTCTGCCTCTTTAACGCACGGCTGCGCGGAATATTGTAGCCAGTACGCAACAACCCTCTGTGCAGTTCGCAAAACATCTGTCTGACTGCCTCGCTATCGCCATCGTGGCCACCAGCATCACGCTCCCCGTAGCCAAGTTCGCCGACGGCGCATGGATCGCCGCCATCCTCACCCCCGCGCTCGTCGTAAAACACTCGTGGCAGGCCCTCTCCACAACCAGCGCGCCCGATCTTAAAACTCCTCATACTCCTAAGAGGCATCCAGCGCATCATGGTCATCAATATCCCCTGGCACCTCTAGCTTTATATTGCAAAAAAGGTATATAGTTTCTCCATGTCCTGGATCGTGGAGTTTCTTGATGAGGATGTGAAAGTTTTGTTTGACTCTCTGCCGCTGGACATGCGTGCTCATTTCCAACGAATCGTAGAACTCATTCAGTCGCATGGTCTCGAGCGCGTCCGCGAACCTTATGTAAAGCATCTCGAAGGAGCTCTATGGGAGATGCGCATGAAGGGAAGAAGCGGTATCGCTCGTGCCGTCTACGTGACCGCGATTGGCAAACGGATTGTCGTAGTACATGTCTTCACCAAGAAGACCCAGAAAACGCCCCGTCGCGAGATCGAAACAGCCCTCAAACGGGCAAAGGAGGTCGAATGAAGCGCAAGTTCATCCCTGTTGAAGACTCCTTCGCACAATGGAAGAAAGACCCTAAGTATGCGGCGGCCTACGATGCTTTGGAAGAAGAGTTCGCCTTCGCCTCGTCTCTTATCAAGGCTCGAACCGCAGCAGACATGACGCAGGCTCAGGTCGCCGAAGCCATGGGAACCACACAGGCCGTCGTGGCTCGCCTTGAAAGCGGAAGAGTCCGCCCATCGACTCGAACCTTGGAGCGATTTGCCAAAGCAACTCACTCCAGGCTCCGCATCATCTTCGAACCACAAGTTCGGCCCGCTCGCTCTCGAGCAAATACAAAATAATCGGCAAGCCCCAATATAACAACCACTTACAACGGCGCCCTCTTGACACACCCCGTACAATAGAACCAGAAGGAAAAATCCGCAATCGTCCCCACGCCTCGGCCCAGCCGGGGCGTCCGCATTTAACTGCCATCCACCCCTAACCCCAATCAGCTCCGGATCTTACCCCCCAAACCACCGGGGCTACCCCACTTGCTACTTACTAACTACTTGCTGAACCGAGGAAACATGCCCACCTACTTCGCCCCTATCCCCGCCGACGACACCACTCGCTACCAGTGCCGCCACATCTTCCCCGACGGCCGCCGCTGCGGCTCGCCCTGCCTCCGCAACGAGCCGCTCTGCTACCACCACCACACCACCCGCCGCCCCATCGAAGACGCCGCCGCCCGCAAGTCCCGCCTCGGCACCTACACCTTTCCCTCCAGCGAGATCGCCGACCGCTCCGGTATCCAACTCGCCCTCGGCCAGGTCCTCGAGCGCATCGCCTCTAACGACCTCGACCCCCGCCGCGCCGGTCTGCTCCTCTACGGACTCCAGATCGCCAGCCTCAACCTGCCCCGCAATCCCAACCCCATGCAGACCGCCACCTACGTCGAAGAGCTCACCGAAGACCCCGCCCTCGGCACCCTCGCTCCACCCGCCGAAATCCCCCAGAACGGCACCACCAGCGTCCTCGCCAGCCTCATCAATCGCCTCAGCAACATGGAAGTCTCCACCGCCGAGCCGGAACCCGAACCCACCATCGAATACCTCATCCCCGCAGAGCCTCCAATAGAAGACCTCACCTCCACCACAGACCCAGAGGAAACAGCCACACCCCTCCCCACCCTGCAAGCCGTAACCGACCCGTCTTTTCTACTCCCCACTCCCTATTCCCTACTCCCTGCTTCTCCCCTATCCCCTGCTCTCCAACGCCAGGTACTGGTGAACAAACGCGATCGCCATACTCCCCTCGCCCACGCCGCTCGACACGCGCTTGATAGACTCCGCCCGCACATCGCCCGCGCAGAAGACCCCCGGCAGGTTCGTCTCCAGCGGAAACGCCGGCCGCGCCGCTTCTCGCCACGTCGTCAGGTCGCGCCCGGTGCAGATGTACCCTGCACTGTTCCGCTGTAGCTCCTTCGGCAGCCACGCCGTGTTGGCCTTCGCACCGATCATCACGAACAACGCATCCACATCTTTCGTAACGATCACCTCCGCCTCGCCCGGCACCCGCTTCCGGAACGTCACCCGCTCCAGGTGGTCCTCACCTTCGGCGCGGATCACCTCCGTGTACGGTGAGATCTTGATGTTCTTCTGCTTCCCAAGCTGGTCAATCAGGTACTGCGACATCGTCAGCGTCAGCCCTTCGCCGCGCACCAGCACAATCACGTCGCTCGCGTAGTGCGAAAAGTACATCGCCGCCTGCCCCGCCGAGTTGCCGCCGCCCACGATGAAGATCTTCTTGCCCATGATGTTCACCGTCTCATCCCGCGACGCGCCGTAGTACACGCCGCGTCCACGGAACTGGTCCACGCCCTCCGCATCCAGCCTCCGCCACTCAACACCCGTCGCCAGCACCACCGCGCTTGACGTCACCCGGTCGCCGCCGTCGAGCTCAATGCAGTGCCGCCCGTTCTCCAGCAGGAACATCGACTCCACCGTGCGCGTCATCGCAATCTCCGCGCCAAACCGCTGCGCCTGCTTCAACGCCTTGTCCGCCAGCTCATCGCCCGACACACCATTCGGAAACCCTAGGTAGTTCTCAATCCGCGAGCTCGTCCCCGCCTGCCCGCCGCACGCGGACTTCTCCACGATCAGCACTTTCAACCCTTCGGACGCGCCATACACCCCCGCGGCCAGCCCCGCCGGCCCCGCGCCAACCACCACCACGTCGTACTCCTGCTGCTTCGGCTTCGTGTTGATCCCCAGCGCCTCCGCCACATTCCGCACCGTCGGTACCTTCACGCAGCTTTCCCGGTCCACCACAATCGCCGGAGAAAGAATCGGCTCACCCGAGCGGTCGAGCATGCACACCGGCACGCGGTCTGCGTCGCGCGCCTGATCGATCCATTCATACGGAATTCGGTTCGCCGACAGGAACGCACGAATCTCGCGACAGTCCTCGTCATACTGCGTGCCAATAATCAGCACCCGCGCCGACGGCGTCTCACGCACAAACTCGCCCACCCCACTCAAACGGTCGGTCATCGTCTGCAGGATCACGGCACTGCACTTCTCGGAGGTATGGATCAGCTCAAACAGTAGTTGTGGATCAAAACGGGCGACACGGGCGTGAGTCTTCGCCTTCACCGACGCAAACGAAGGCGCCAGCAGCAACACCGGGATCTCCCCAAAGAACGAACCCGGCTTGTACTCGGCAATAGCCTGCTGTTGCCCAAGGATCTCCTTGACGACCTTCATCTCTCCATCGAGCAGCACAAAGAAGTGGGCCGTCTCCCCCTCACGCACCAGCCACTCGCCCGCCGCCAGCTTCACGTCGGCCGCGCGCTCGGCAAACCGCTGCCGCTCGTTTTCTTCCAGACAAGCAAAGATGGGTATACTCTCGAGTTCCTGCGCCGTAATCATGTCTCTATTCTTTCACCCTTCGCGCTCCTCCTCCAAGCGCACGATTTCGTACACTAAGCGATAAGGTAAGTTCAGATGAGTGGCCCGCTTTGAAGGGGCATGACCTCAGTCGTGCCGGCCCAAACGCTAAACGCATCAGGACTAGCCCCTGAAGGATGTCTGAAGGCATTCAAGGCTCCCCGAAACGTAGCCCGAATCACGCACCCATTACCGCAGTCTGTCAGATTGCATCACACAGTCTGGTATGAAACTCGTCCCTATTCGCGAAGCATCGACTGGACTTGCCCCGCTGCCGCCTGATGTCGCAGCCATCACGCGCCGCATCCTCTGCGTCTTCCCTCGCTACACCAAGAGCTTCGGCACCTTCAACAACGCCTACCCGCTGCTCGGCGTCAAGGCCTTCATGCCCCCGCAGGGACTGCTCACCATCGCAGCCTATCTCCCAAAGCACTGGGAAGTCCGCTTCATCGACGAGAACGTCGCTCCCGCCCGCAAGCGCGACTTCGCCTGGGCCGACGCCGTCTTCGTCAGCGGCATGCACATCCAGCGCAACGCCATCAACTCGATCAACGCGCGCGCCCACGCTCTCAACAAGCCCACCGCACTCGGCGGCCCCTCCGTTTCTGGCTGCGCAGAGTACTACCCCGACTTCGACTACCTCCACATCGGCGAGCTCGGAGACGCCACCAACCAGCTCATCGCCGCCATCGCACGCAGCACCCAGCGCCCCGCAACCCAGCAGGTCTTCACCACTGCCGAGCGCCTCAAGCTCTCTGACTTCCCCACCCCGGCCTACGATCTCGCCGGCATGTACAACTACTTCCTCGCCAACGTCCAGTTCTCCTCCGGCTGCCCCTACCGCTGCGAGTTCTGCGACATCCCCGAGCTCTACGGCCAGAACCCACGCCTCAAAACACCCGAGCAGATTCTAAAAGAATTGGACGCCATCGTCGCCGGCGGCGCAGTCGGCGCAGTCTACTTCGTCGACGACAACTTCGTCGGCAACCGCAAGGCTGCCAAAGAACTCCTGCCCCACCTCATCGAGTGGCAGAAGAAAAACAAATATCCCCTCGAGTTCGCCTGCGAAGCCACCCTCAACATCGTCCGCTCCCCCGACCTCCTGGAGATGATGCGCGAAGCCAGCTTCTGGACCATCTTCTGCGGCATCGAGACGCCCGAAACCGACGCCCTCAAAGCCATGTCCAAGCAGCAAAACAACGAGATCCCGCTCCTTGAAGCCGTGCAGACGCTCAACAGCTACGGCATCGAAGTCGTCAGCGGCATGATCATGGGCCTCGACACCGACACCTACCAAACCCCCGACCGCATCCTCGAATTCGTCGAAGCCTCGAAGATCCCCGTCCTCACCATCAACCTGCTCGAAGCCCTGCCGCGCACCCCACTCTACCGCCGCCTGCAGGACGAAGGCCGCCTCATCGAAGACGCAACAGGCCGCGAATCGAATGTTGACTTCAAGCTTCCCTACAACGACGTCGTAGCGATGTGGCGCCGCACCTTCTCAACCGCCTTCGCACCCGAGGCCATCTACCGCCGCTTCGCCTACAACCAGCAGCACACCTACCCCAACCGCATCGCCATCCCGCCCGCGGGAAAAATCAGCCTCGCGAACATCTACCGCGGCTTCAGTACCCTCGCCAAGCTCATGGTCCGCGTCGGCATCTTCTCCAACTACCGCAAGATCTTCTGGAGGATGGCATGGCCCTGCCTCAAGCAACTCGACATCGAAGACGTCATCCACGTCTCCCTCGTCGCGCACCACATGATCAGCTACGCCCGCGAGGCCGAAGCCGGCTTCCAGAGCGCCGCCTTCTACTCCCCCAACGTAGAACACGCCACCTGAGCCGACATCTCTACTCCTCTCCCCTAAACCGGCTCATCCGCGACCACCGACGCGGCATCATCCTCTTCGACCACATTGCGCTTCGGTGACCGTGCTCCCAGCGCCATCTGCTCCAGAAACCGCCGTACTTCATACTTCGCAACCTTCGCCGCATACGTCACATTCGCAGCGATGGCTGTAACCTCATTCGCCGCCTTCGTCCGCTCCGAAGCCTGCGCCGAGCAGCTCTCCGAAGCAGCCAACAGAGCTGGTAGCTTCAGCCAGCACACAAACGCCTCCAGCTTCTCGCGCTCGAACCGCTCCACCTTTACCACCGTATCGAGATCGACGGTCTCCACCTCGCCTGTCTCCTGCACGCCCGTCAGCCACCGCACATCGCCATCACTCCAGAACGCACTCGAAGCCACCGCCTCCGAACACGACTTGTACGTGCTCATCAGCAACAGCACGCGCACCTGCGCCGCTTCGCGCCACACCTGTTCGCCCGTCTCGCCCACGGCGGAGAACACCTCTGCCAGCGCATGACGCAGCCGCAACTCGTCATAGACCGCCAACGCAGCCGCCGGTGAAGGTAGCGCCCGCACCGCGATCCACGCCAGCACGGGCGCCCACATCTGCGCCGCGTGCCCATGCATCCCCTGGCAAGGCAGCATGGCCCGCGCCGCGCTCTGCAGCGCCTCAGGAAACTTCATCACCAGCTCCGGCAGTTGCAGCGCCGCCGCAGCCATCGCAGCGCAGCTCTCACCCTTGGCTCCCGTGCTGCACTCCATCGCCCACACAGACGAGCCATCCTCCAGCACCTCGGGCCGCGCCAGCCGCATCGCCGTCTCGCGGAACCCGCGCACGCTCTCCACAAACGCCACCAGCCCCGGCTCCAGAACAGGCGCAGGAGTCACCTTCACCACATCGTCAACAACCGCATCGGCTTCAACGGCAGAAGCCTTCACAACCTCCGCAGACTTCGCTTCCACCGCCGGCGCACTCGCCGCCTTCGCCAGCGCGGCCTTCACGAACGACTGAATATTCGCCTCATTGATCACCGCATGGAGCGCCTCCACCAGCGGCTGCAGCCGAAGCTCGGTCAATGCATCATCTACGCTGTACACACCCGAACCATTCAGTGCATCGCACAACCTATCCCACGGATACGCCTCCGTCGGCTGCAGCGCCCGCCACTCCACCAGCACCATGTGCTGATATCCACGCAGTTCCACCGTCAACCCATGCTCGCGCAGATCGCTCGCGCGCCGCAGAAACTCCAGCCCCTGCACCGTATCGCGATACGCCATCACCATCCACGGCTCGCCCGGAAGCCGCAACCCATCGCCCAGGTCCTTCTGCCGGAAGTTCCCCGTATGCTTCTCCAGGTATCCCACCGACGTACGAATCGTCCCATGCGTCGACTCGTACCGGTTGTTGTACAGAATCACCCCACGCTGCCCCTCATACATGTTCGAGTACGCAAACACGTTCTCGTCCACATGCCCATACCCTGTCCAGAAGTCGTACAGCAAAAAGTTCTCACTCTCCGCCCACAGCTTGCGGTTCTTCAGCAGCGGCGCAATCAGGTAGTTGTGCCGCCCAATCAGATCGTTGTTCGGATGCTCATCCAGCCGTGCCACCTTGAAGTCCATGCCATAGCGTTCGGTATAACCCTCAATCTGCCCATGCCCAAACATCGGCAGCCCCGGCAGCGTCGCCAGCAGCACACTTGTCCCAAAGTACTTGTCGCCCGACCCGAACTGGTCGATCGCCGTCCGCTCATCCGGGTTGCTCATAAAGTTCACATACCGCTTCAGGATCTCCGGATCGAACTCAACCGTCTTCTTCAGATAGCTCCGATACTTCGCATTCTCCTCATCGCGCAGCATATTCATAAACGCCGAGTTATACACCCGATGCATCCCCAGCGTGCGCACAAAGTAGCTCTCCAGCAGCCAGAACGCCTCCGCCAGCAACAACGTACCCGGCACTTCCACAGCAACGCGGTCCACCACCTCGCGCCAGAACTCATGCGGCATCAGCTCATTGAACTGCTCGTCTGAAATCGCATACTCCGCGCGCGAAGGAATCGACCCACCCGCACCCGGCAGCGGAAACCACAGACGCTGCACATGCCGCTTCGCCAGCACCATCGCGGCATCAAACCGGATGATCGGAAACCGCCGCGCCACATTCAAAATCACCTGCATCACATGCTCGCGCACCTCGGCCTTCGAGTAGTCCAGCTGCGCCGTATCGTTCCACGCAAACATCGTCCCATCGTTGCCGTGATACACAAACCGCGTCTGCCCATCGCGATAATGCCGCAGCCGATACACCACCGCCGCATCCGTCTGGTCGTAGTAGTGGTCCTCGATCTTGATCTCCACCCGGCTGTCCGTCGACAGGTCCGGCCCCTCAAAGCTGTAAGCCGGGTACGGACTGTCATGCCTCCACAAAAACCAGTCCGGATGCTCAATCACCCAATCCGAATCCAGTCCCATGTGGTTCGGCACCATATCGCTCGCCAGCCGCAGCCCCACGCGCGAAGCCCTCCAGCGCAGGTCTTCATACGCCTGCTCGCCACCCAGGTCCTCCGCAATCAAATAATCCTTCAGCGAGTAGGCTGAAGCCACCGCATCTCTGTTCCCACGCAGCCGCTTGATCGTCTTCGAAGCCCGGCTCCGCTCCCACAACCCGATCAGCCACAACCCCGTAATCCCGCGGTCCGCAAGTATCTGCAGCTCTTCATCCGGAATCTGGTCCAGCCGGTGAATGTGCCGCAGATACTTCTTCGACAGCTGCTCCAGCCACACATACGTGCTCTTCGCGATCAGCACCGCCGTCGGCATCCACGCCTGGTCCGCGCTGAACGCCTCATACTCATTCAGCGGAGCCTGGTAGTCATGCGCATACCGCCGACGTCGCACACCATCCGCACCTGTTATCCACTCACTCTCGAACCCCACAAACTCATCGCCGACAAACCCCTCCCCTCCAAACCCCGGCGCTCCATGCCGATGCCGGTCCGGCCCCGCCGGATGAAACCGCATCCAGACAGCCAGCTCCTCTTCGCGCAGCACATCGATCGCCAGCAGCACGCGCTTCAACTCATCGCCCAGGTACGGAGCCCAGTGCTCGCCAATAAAATCCAGCTGCGCCGTCAACGAATCCGGTGCCGCCTTCATCGGCGCAATCAGCGCGTCCAGCAGCGTCCCGATCTTCGAGTCCATCGGCGGCCGCGTCGCAAAGAACTGCGGCAGCTCTGTCGTCACGCCCTTGTACACCGTCTGCTTCTTCAGCGAGTCATCCTCAAACAGCACCTTGAACGGCGCAAACGCAGGATTGCTGTTCGCCAGCCACAGCAGCAGCATCTCTTCAAACGCAATCTCGCGGTTCGACCGCCCTTCCGTCGATCCCTGCAGCCACTTCTCCGCACTCAACTCGCCGCGATACACCGCCACCGTCGGAAACTCCTGCGTAAACCGCAGCAGCAGTTTCTCCGCCTCACCCTTCGGAGCGCTCTGTTGCAGCCACCGTAGCCCCTCCGCCATCACCGCCGGGTCACGCTCTCTCCGGTACTTCGCCACCAGCGCATGACTCAGCTCATCAATCAGCCCCATCGCGAACAGCGCCCCCGCATTCACCGTCTTCTCCGGATTCGCCTCTGCGTCCAGCATCGTATTCAGCTTCTGCGCCAGCTTGCGGCTCGCGGCCACGTTCGCAAACACCACGTTCCCCGTGAAGCTGAAGAGAAGGTCATCCAGATCCAGCCGTTCGCGGATCGATTGGGAGATGTGAAATTCCATGCCACTCATGCTTTCCGGCAACATCGTGCCCGCTACATACCAAAATCATCCCGCCAGTTCCAGCGGTGTCTAAAGATCAACACATTCATAGATGCAGCCCCGTGCCGAAGCGTCCCCCCACACCGGGTTCAAGTAAACATCTTCGGTCTTCGCCCATGCACCATCGGACCGCCTTCGTATTGAGAAATCAACACTCAAGCAATATAGTCCAACCACGCCTCCGCAGATTCTCCAGACACACGACCGACAACGCAGCGAAGAAACCCACCAGAGAAAAGCGCATAAGGTTGTTAGCTGTATACCAGACTTCGAAACCCTTCGTCGTCACCCAACCCGTAACCCGCGTCACCGCCCCGACATCCAACAATGGTCTAATACTCATGGCGGGTTGAGCCACGACCACTCCGGTCCCTCACCCCAAGGAGATCCTCATGCCCGATCAAGTCGCTCCCCTCTCCCAGCGCCCTGCCTGGAAAGCCCTCACCGCGCACGCCGCAACCCTCAAGCCCCAGCACCTCCGCGACCTCTTCAAGTCCGACCCTGCCCGCGGCACACGCCTCACCGCCGAGGCCGAAGGCATCTTCCTCGACTACTCCAAGAACCGCGTTACCGACGACACCCTCAAGCTCCTCATCGAGCTAGCCGAGCAATCCGGCCTCAAGCCCCACATCGAGGCCATGTTCACCGGCCAGAAGATCAACATCACCGAGAACCGCGCCGTCCTCCACGTCGCCCTCCGTGCCCCCGCATCTGAATCCATCAAGGTCGACGGTGAAGACGTCGTCCCCGAAGTCCACAAGGTCCTCAACAAGATGGCCGCCTTCGCCGACCAGGTCCGCTCCGGCAAGTGGCTCGGCTACACCGACAAACCCATCAAAAACATCGTCAACATCGGCATCGGCGGCTCCGACCTCGGCCCTGTCATGGCCTACGAAGCGCTCAAGCACTACTCGCAGCGCGATCTCACCTTCCGCTTCGTCTCCAACGTGGACGGCACCGACTTCGTCGAAGCCGTCCACGACCTCGACCCCGAGGAAACGCTCTTCCTCGTAGCCTCCAAGACCTTCACCACCCTCGAGACCATGACCAACGCGCACTCCGCGCGTTCCTGGACGCTCGCCAAGCTCAAGCAGACCGAGGCCATCGCCCGCCACTTCGTTGCCATCTCCACCAACGACAAGGAAGTCGCCAAGTTCGGCATCGACACCGCCAACATGTTCGGCTTCTGGGACTGGGTCGGCGGCCGTTACTCCATGGACTCCGCCATCGGCCTCTCCACCATGATCGCCATCGGCCCGGACAACTTCCGCAAGCTCCTCGCCGGCTTCCACGCCATGGACGTCCACTTCCGCACCACGCCCTTCGAGAAGAACCTGCCCGTCCTCATGGGTCTGCTCACCGTCTGGTACACCGACTTCTTCGACGCCCAGACCGTCGCCATCCTTCCCTACGAGCAGTACCTCAAGCGCTTCCCCGCCTACCTCCAGCAGCTCACCATGGAGTCCAACGGCAAGCACGTCACCCTCGACGGCACCCACGTCGACGCCGACACCGGCCCCATCTACTGGGGCGAGCCCGGCACCAACGGCCAGCACAGCTTCTACCAGCTCATCCACCAGGGCACCCGCCTCATCCCCTGCGACTTCATCGGCTTCAGCAAGGCCGTCAACCCGCTCGGACGCCACCACGACATGCTGATGGCCAACGTCTTCGCCCAGGCCGAAGCCCTCGCCTTCGGCAAGACCGCCGAAGAAGTAAAGGCCGAAGGCGTCCCCGACGCCCTCGTCCCGCACAAGGTCTTCGAAGGCAACCGCCCCTCGAACGTCCTACTCGCCAACGAGCTCACCCCCGAGATGCTCGGCAAACTCGTAGCCCTCTACGAGCACAACGTCTTCACCCAGGGCGTCATCTGGTCCATCGACTCCTTCGACCAGTGGGGCGTCGAGCTAGGCAAGGTCCTCGCTACCAAAATCCTCGGCGAAATCGAATCCCCAACCGCCCCCGCACCCACCGCCCACGACACCTCCACCACCAACCTCATCAACCGCTACCGCGCCACCAAATAGATAGCTACCGCAAATGCCGGAGGCCCCATTCATGACAGCACTTGGTCATGAGTGGGCCGCCACAAATCTATCTCCAACCACCATCGCCGGGAGCCACTCGCTCTCGGCGTTTTCTTGCATAAAACTCGTTCGTGCGTTTATCGTGAATACAGGGCGGCAATCGAACCTTATTCCAAGGCTCCCTCTGCGGCCCAGGAGATCCCGAGCCATGCCGCCGTCCTCTGTCCTCCAGTCGCCCGCCGCCACTCCCGCAGCCCCAGCCCGCCCCGTCAAGGTCCTTCCCGGTACCGCACTCAACCAGTACTCCGGCGACCCCAACTTCATGGCCTCGCT carries:
- a CDS encoding DinB family protein — protein: MSLKRTSLFMALSLCSAIAVQSSAQGPTHKSLYNDGVAHVQSAPAMPSGPVDPAKSMDAAVSSLEKLWTGAASAMPADKYSFAPSAAIFVPSQAVKYDGVRTYAQIVTHTIQANYRYFSIIGGIKPDVDVKAIGELKSKDDILKALADTFAFAHKAVANVTTANAFDAVPGRPGSNATRVTAFAGAIAHAEDEYGQAVEYLRMNAIIPPASAPREP
- a CDS encoding sigma-70 family RNA polymerase sigma factor; translation: MGGEELMGEGLAGANLTRAEQDRFIAEAMERDEPKLRRFIRRRVLDTADAEDVLQDVFYELIQAYRMLKPAEQVTAWLYRVARNRIVDLFRRKKTVSLNEPAGASSTEHDAPSLEDLLPSADAGPEAVYARELLFEAVDEALEELPENQREVFIAHEFMGKSFKELSEETGVGVNTLLSQKRYAVLHLRKRLQEMKDEFDS
- a CDS encoding type II toxin-antitoxin system RelE/ParE family toxin, producing MSWIVEFLDEDVKVLFDSLPLDMRAHFQRIVELIQSHGLERVREPYVKHLEGALWEMRMKGRSGIARAVYVTAIGKRIVVVHVFTKKTQKTPRREIETALKRAKEVE
- a CDS encoding helix-turn-helix transcriptional regulator, with product MKRKFIPVEDSFAQWKKDPKYAAAYDALEEEFAFASSLIKARTAADMTQAQVAEAMGTTQAVVARLESGRVRPSTRTLERFAKATHSRLRIIFEPQVRPARSRANTK
- a CDS encoding FAD-dependent oxidoreductase, which translates into the protein MITAQELESIPIFACLEENERQRFAERAADVKLAAGEWLVREGETAHFFVLLDGEMKVVKEILGQQQAIAEYKPGSFFGEIPVLLLAPSFASVKAKTHARVARFDPQLLFELIHTSEKCSAVILQTMTDRLSGVGEFVRETPSARVLIIGTQYDEDCREIRAFLSANRIPYEWIDQARDADRVPVCMLDRSGEPILSPAIVVDRESCVKVPTVRNVAEALGINTKPKQQEYDVVVVGAGPAGLAAGVYGASEGLKVLIVEKSACGGQAGTSSRIENYLGFPNGVSGDELADKALKQAQRFGAEIAMTRTVESMFLLENGRHCIELDGGDRVTSSAVVLATGVEWRRLDAEGVDQFRGRGVYYGASRDETVNIMGKKIFIVGGGNSAGQAAMYFSHYASDVIVLVRGEGLTLTMSQYLIDQLGKQKNIKISPYTEVIRAEGEDHLERVTFRKRVPGEAEVIVTKDVDALFVMIGAKANTAWLPKELQRNSAGYICTGRDLTTWREAARPAFPLETNLPGVFCAGDVRAESIKRVSSGVGEGSMAIAFVHQYLALESRG
- a CDS encoding B12-binding domain-containing radical SAM protein, with product MKLVPIREASTGLAPLPPDVAAITRRILCVFPRYTKSFGTFNNAYPLLGVKAFMPPQGLLTIAAYLPKHWEVRFIDENVAPARKRDFAWADAVFVSGMHIQRNAINSINARAHALNKPTALGGPSVSGCAEYYPDFDYLHIGELGDATNQLIAAIARSTQRPATQQVFTTAERLKLSDFPTPAYDLAGMYNYFLANVQFSSGCPYRCEFCDIPELYGQNPRLKTPEQILKELDAIVAGGAVGAVYFVDDNFVGNRKAAKELLPHLIEWQKKNKYPLEFACEATLNIVRSPDLLEMMREASFWTIFCGIETPETDALKAMSKQQNNEIPLLEAVQTLNSYGIEVVSGMIMGLDTDTYQTPDRILEFVEASKIPVLTINLLEALPRTPLYRRLQDEGRLIEDATGRESNVDFKLPYNDVVAMWRRTFSTAFAPEAIYRRFAYNQQHTYPNRIAIPPAGKISLANIYRGFSTLAKLMVRVGIFSNYRKIFWRMAWPCLKQLDIEDVIHVSLVAHHMISYAREAEAGFQSAAFYSPNVEHAT